One genomic window of Corynebacterium massiliense DSM 45435 includes the following:
- a CDS encoding CCA tRNA nucleotidyltransferase gives MNFGDTQLIGALARADATISSLSRLLSGLVKRFADRGYSLYLVGGPVRDALLGRLGNDLDFTTDARPDVVHAILDEWAETVWDTGIEYGTVSAAYRGNQIEITTFRADSYDGDSRNPEVVYGDSLKGDLVRRDFKVNAMAVELLPDGTTTFHDPMEGLKDLQAKIIDTPDSPEISFHDDPLRMLRAARFVSQLGFGVSERVRLAMSDMAAEIDRITVERIQVELDKLICGDAPWDGIDLLCETGIAQRVIPEVPALSMAPDEHAQHKDVYAHSLQVLRQAMDQEEDGPDLVLRWAALLHDIGKPDTRDTTGGKVSFHQHEVVGAKLARKRMRKLKYPKAVIQDVGQLVYLHMRFHGFGENQWTDSAVRRYVTDAGELLPRLHKLVRADCTTRNARKARRLQRTYDQLEERIAEIQEKEDLARVRPDLDGNEIMQILDLKPGPEVGQAWKYLKDLRLEHGPLEREEAIAKLREWWDSKK, from the coding sequence GTGAATTTTGGAGACACTCAGCTCATCGGAGCGCTAGCACGCGCTGACGCCACGATCTCATCGCTCAGTCGCCTCCTTTCCGGCCTCGTGAAACGCTTCGCCGACCGCGGCTACAGCCTCTATCTCGTGGGCGGGCCCGTCCGCGACGCGTTGCTCGGCCGCCTGGGCAACGATCTCGACTTCACCACGGACGCCCGCCCCGACGTCGTCCATGCGATTTTGGACGAGTGGGCCGAGACCGTCTGGGACACCGGCATCGAGTACGGCACCGTGTCCGCGGCCTACCGCGGCAACCAGATCGAGATCACGACGTTCCGCGCGGACTCCTACGACGGCGACTCCCGCAACCCCGAGGTGGTCTACGGCGACAGTCTCAAAGGCGATCTCGTGCGCCGCGACTTTAAGGTCAATGCCATGGCCGTGGAGCTCCTACCCGACGGCACGACCACCTTCCACGATCCGATGGAGGGCCTGAAGGATCTGCAGGCGAAGATCATCGATACGCCGGACTCGCCGGAGATCTCCTTCCACGACGATCCGCTGCGCATGCTCCGCGCCGCCCGCTTCGTCTCCCAGCTGGGCTTCGGGGTCTCCGAGCGCGTGCGCTTGGCGATGTCCGACATGGCCGCCGAGATCGACCGCATCACCGTCGAACGCATTCAGGTGGAGCTGGACAAGCTCATCTGCGGCGACGCCCCGTGGGACGGCATCGATCTCCTGTGTGAGACCGGCATCGCCCAGCGCGTCATCCCGGAGGTGCCCGCCTTGTCGATGGCGCCGGACGAGCACGCCCAGCACAAGGACGTCTACGCGCACTCGCTGCAGGTGCTGCGCCAGGCGATGGACCAAGAGGAGGACGGCCCAGACCTGGTGTTGCGCTGGGCGGCGCTGTTGCACGACATCGGCAAGCCGGACACGCGCGATACCACCGGCGGCAAGGTGTCCTTCCACCAGCACGAGGTGGTCGGCGCGAAGCTCGCGCGCAAGCGCATGCGCAAGCTGAAGTACCCGAAGGCGGTCATCCAAGACGTCGGCCAGCTGGTGTACCTGCACATGCGTTTCCACGGCTTCGGCGAGAACCAGTGGACTGACTCGGCGGTGCGGCGCTACGTCACCGACGCCGGGGAGCTCCTTCCCCGCCTGCACAAGCTGGTGCGCGCGGATTGCACGACGCGCAACGCGCGCAAGGCACGCCGCCTGCAGCGCACCTACGACCAACTCGAGGAGCGCATCGCGGAGATCCAGGAGAAGGAGGACCTCGCGCGCGTGCGCCCGGATCTGGACGGCAACGAGATCATGCAGATCCTCGATCTCAAGCCCGGGCCCGAGGTGGGCCAGGCGTGGAAGTACCTCAAGGATCTGCGCCTCGAGCACGGCCCTCTCGAGCGCGAGGAGGCCATTGCGAAGCTGCGCGAGTGGTGGGATTCTAAGAAGTGA
- a CDS encoding bile acid:sodium symporter family protein, whose translation MPAFLKKIDPLILLIIAAVVVAIIAPAQGEFARVFKVLTNLAIALLFYLYGARLSPHEALAGLKNWRLHLTIAAFTFVAYPFIGLLLRPVSTLIPHELYLGILFLTLVPSTVNSSVTFTSIAKGNVAGAIVAASMSNLVGVVLTPLLIAVCMGGEETADGGIHIDASVIGEIALLLLLPFALGQLTRRWVKDFAANKGTKIVDRGSITMVVYSAFSSGVAAGIWSEIGVGELAFLVVFAITLVAVMLWLTRMISTNLGFSRGDVIATQFCGSKKSLATGVPMASVIFGTGGTLGLIILPLMIYHQVQLMMCSALASRYATCSATGADAGH comes from the coding sequence ATGCCCGCATTCCTCAAGAAAATAGACCCGCTCATACTGCTCATCATTGCGGCGGTGGTGGTCGCGATTATAGCGCCGGCTCAGGGGGAGTTCGCGCGCGTCTTCAAAGTTCTCACCAACCTTGCCATCGCGCTTCTTTTCTACCTCTACGGCGCCCGGCTGTCACCGCACGAGGCGCTCGCCGGGTTGAAAAACTGGCGACTCCACCTCACCATCGCGGCGTTCACCTTTGTCGCTTATCCGTTCATCGGATTGCTGCTCCGCCCGGTAAGCACGCTCATCCCGCACGAGCTGTATCTCGGCATCTTGTTCCTCACCCTGGTGCCCTCGACGGTGAACTCGTCGGTGACGTTCACGTCCATCGCCAAGGGCAACGTCGCGGGTGCCATCGTGGCGGCGTCGATGTCGAACTTGGTCGGGGTCGTACTCACCCCGTTACTCATCGCCGTGTGTATGGGAGGTGAAGAAACGGCGGATGGCGGCATCCACATTGACGCCTCGGTTATTGGCGAGATCGCCCTGCTCCTGCTCCTGCCGTTCGCGTTGGGGCAGCTCACCCGACGGTGGGTGAAGGACTTCGCGGCGAACAAGGGCACCAAGATCGTCGACCGCGGTTCCATCACCATGGTGGTCTACTCGGCGTTCTCCTCCGGCGTGGCCGCGGGCATCTGGTCCGAGATCGGGGTAGGGGAGCTCGCCTTCCTCGTCGTCTTCGCCATCACCCTCGTCGCCGTCATGCTGTGGTTGACGCGGATGATTTCCACGAACCTCGGGTTCTCCCGCGGGGACGTCATCGCCACGCAGTTCTGCGGTTCGAAAAAGTCGTTGGCAACCGGTGTGCCCATGGCGTCCGTCATCTTCGGCACTGGTGGAACGCTGGGTCTCATCATCCTGCCGCTGATGATTTACCACCAGGTCCAGCTGATGATGTGCTCGGCACTGGCCTCGCGGTATGCGACCTGCTCTGCAACCGGGGCGGACGCGGGCCACTAA
- a CDS encoding dicarboxylate/amino acid:cation symporter — MKLNKLGGSLLFRIAVAIVLGVLTSFVAPVWLGRIFATFNGLFGNFLNFFIPVLIFALVAPAIAGLGRGAGKWLGITVGIAWGSTIIAGLLAYAVAHFSYPGLLGDQVLNTNVADIDEGALDPYFTVDMAPPFEVMTALLLSFCLGVAMTQVKSDNLYQVTKELEGVVTKVIWGFIIPLLPIYIFGMFLDLGMNGNLTGVLVAFAKVLLLAVVMTILYLILQYVVAGAVAGRNPFTSLKTMMPAYFTALGTSSSAAAIPVTLESAKKNGISGPVAGFVVPLCSVIHLSGSMIKLTLYAFAIIHLTGMDVSFGKAMGFMFMLTIMMIAAPGVPGGAVMVAAGLLSDMMGFDDSMVALMIAAYIAIDSVGTAANVTGDGAIALVVNRFNRGDA, encoded by the coding sequence ATGAAACTGAATAAGCTCGGTGGCTCGCTTTTGTTCCGGATTGCCGTAGCGATCGTGCTCGGCGTCCTTACGAGTTTTGTTGCCCCTGTGTGGCTTGGCCGAATATTCGCCACGTTTAACGGCCTGTTCGGTAACTTCTTGAACTTCTTCATCCCGGTGCTGATCTTCGCACTGGTGGCGCCGGCTATCGCCGGGCTTGGCCGGGGCGCCGGGAAGTGGCTCGGCATCACTGTCGGCATCGCGTGGGGCTCGACGATCATCGCGGGACTTTTGGCTTATGCGGTGGCCCACTTCTCCTACCCCGGCCTGCTTGGCGATCAAGTGCTTAACACCAACGTCGCCGACATCGATGAAGGCGCCCTCGATCCGTATTTCACGGTTGATATGGCGCCGCCTTTCGAGGTCATGACCGCGCTCTTGCTGTCGTTCTGCTTGGGCGTGGCAATGACCCAGGTAAAGTCCGACAATCTCTACCAGGTGACCAAGGAGCTGGAGGGCGTGGTCACCAAGGTGATTTGGGGCTTCATCATCCCGCTGCTGCCGATTTACATTTTCGGCATGTTCCTCGACCTGGGCATGAACGGCAACCTGACGGGGGTTCTCGTCGCGTTCGCCAAGGTTCTCCTCCTGGCCGTGGTCATGACGATTCTGTACCTGATCCTGCAGTACGTGGTGGCGGGCGCGGTCGCCGGCCGTAACCCGTTTACGTCGTTGAAGACGATGATGCCGGCGTACTTCACAGCGCTAGGCACCTCGTCGTCCGCCGCCGCCATCCCGGTGACGCTCGAGTCGGCGAAGAAGAACGGCATCTCGGGCCCCGTCGCCGGGTTCGTCGTCCCGCTCTGTTCGGTGATTCACCTGTCCGGTTCGATGATCAAGCTGACGCTCTACGCGTTCGCCATCATTCACCTCACGGGCATGGACGTGTCCTTCGGGAAAGCGATGGGCTTCATGTTCATGCTCACCATCATGATGATCGCCGCACCGGGCGTGCCGGGCGGCGCGGTCATGGTGGCTGCGGGTCTGCTGTCGGACATGATGGGCTTCGACGATTCGATGGTCGCACTCATGATCGCCGCCTACATCGCCATCGACTCCGTCGGTACCGCGGCGAACGTGACGGGGGATGGGGCCATTGCCCTTGTGGTCAATCGGTTTAATCGCGGCGATGCTTGA
- a CDS encoding YqgE/AlgH family protein, which translates to MYADRLFNALERNEPAPGMLLVAAPGMLSPEFARSVILLVECSDALTLGVDLTKRSEVAVFNVLPDWMPVVAKPQALYIGGPLNQQAVIGVGRTQQGVDIDKHPHLNRLAPRMAHVDMHADPEDMRAVIDGMRFFAGYAEWAPGQLDEEIERGDWFIAPALPQDVITPGAVDLWGNVMRRQESPLPMFSTFPADVANN; encoded by the coding sequence ATGTACGCAGATCGCCTGTTTAACGCCCTGGAGCGCAACGAACCCGCCCCCGGCATGCTGCTGGTGGCCGCACCCGGGATGCTCTCCCCCGAGTTCGCGCGCTCCGTCATCCTGCTCGTGGAGTGCTCCGACGCGCTGACTCTTGGCGTCGACCTGACGAAGCGCTCCGAGGTCGCCGTGTTCAACGTCCTGCCGGACTGGATGCCCGTGGTGGCTAAGCCGCAGGCGCTCTACATCGGTGGCCCGCTTAACCAGCAGGCGGTCATCGGCGTGGGGCGCACACAGCAGGGAGTGGACATCGACAAGCATCCGCACCTCAACCGCCTGGCGCCGCGCATGGCGCATGTGGATATGCATGCCGATCCGGAGGACATGCGTGCGGTTATCGATGGCATGCGTTTCTTCGCCGGGTACGCCGAGTGGGCCCCGGGGCAGCTGGATGAGGAAATTGAGCGCGGGGATTGGTTCATCGCGCCGGCCCTCCCCCAGGACGTCATCACCCCGGGCGCGGTGGATCTCTGGGGCAACGTGATGCGGCGGCAGGAGTCCCCTCTGCCGATGTTTTCCACCTTCCCCGCCGACGTTGCAAATAATTAG
- a CDS encoding FAD-binding dehydrogenase: MKSVIIVGTGLAGLVAGYEALKGGHHVLYLEQESQQNLGGQAFWSLGGLFYVDSPEQKWMQVSDSEELAWRDWENSADYDDAEYDHWPRKWGREYVRFAAQEKRDYLKSLGLNVLPTIGWAERGSGDASGHGNSVPRFHLTWGTGPEVVRVFREPLLEAAAHDRVRFAFRHRVDDIIVRDGKVTGVTGSVLAPDDAPRGAASNRDVVDHFSVEGKAVVIATGGIGGNLEKVREMWPDERWGECPDDLVAGVPAHVDGRGIDIAKKAGANTVNTDRMWHYPEGMTNWDPIWPDHGIRIIPGPSSLWLDAEGKRLPTNLFPGSDNLAALSHIGRTGHGYSWFVLNQAIADKEFIFSGSEQNPDLTDKSFKKLAGKLGPGTHVAVQAFMDHGVDWVVADSLHALVDGMNQLTDDSAPEVDEEALRRVIEDRDSQLDNPFSKDAQVNYIHNARKFLGDKIVRVAPPHRILDPAKGPLIAVRLKVLTRKTLGGLETNLDGACLSADGRPIQGLYACGEASGFGGGGMHGKNALEGTFLGGCIHSGKRVGETLARLI, translated from the coding sequence ATGAAATCAGTCATCATTGTGGGAACCGGGCTCGCGGGTCTGGTGGCAGGGTACGAAGCGCTCAAGGGCGGGCACCACGTTCTCTACTTGGAGCAGGAGAGTCAGCAGAATTTAGGCGGACAGGCTTTCTGGTCCCTGGGCGGGTTGTTCTACGTGGACTCGCCGGAGCAGAAGTGGATGCAGGTATCCGACTCTGAAGAGCTGGCGTGGCGCGATTGGGAGAACTCCGCCGACTACGACGACGCAGAATACGACCACTGGCCGCGGAAGTGGGGCCGGGAATACGTGCGTTTTGCCGCGCAGGAAAAGCGCGACTATTTGAAGTCGCTCGGACTCAACGTCTTGCCCACGATCGGCTGGGCGGAGCGGGGGAGCGGCGACGCCTCCGGGCACGGCAACTCCGTCCCGCGTTTCCACCTCACGTGGGGCACCGGCCCGGAGGTCGTGCGCGTGTTCCGCGAGCCGCTTTTAGAGGCCGCCGCTCACGACCGCGTCCGTTTCGCCTTCCGTCACCGCGTCGACGACATCATCGTCCGCGACGGGAAGGTAACGGGCGTGACGGGCTCGGTGCTCGCGCCTGACGATGCCCCGCGCGGCGCCGCTTCGAACCGCGACGTGGTCGACCACTTTTCCGTGGAGGGCAAGGCAGTCGTCATCGCCACCGGCGGCATTGGCGGCAACTTGGAAAAGGTCCGCGAGATGTGGCCGGACGAACGCTGGGGCGAGTGCCCGGACGATCTGGTCGCGGGCGTGCCGGCGCACGTGGATGGCCGCGGGATAGACATCGCCAAGAAAGCGGGCGCCAACACCGTCAATACCGACCGGATGTGGCACTACCCGGAGGGCATGACCAACTGGGATCCCATTTGGCCCGACCACGGCATCCGGATTATTCCTGGCCCGTCCAGCCTCTGGCTCGACGCGGAAGGCAAGCGACTGCCAACGAACCTCTTTCCCGGCTCCGATAACCTTGCGGCGCTCAGCCACATCGGCCGGACCGGGCACGGGTACTCGTGGTTCGTGCTCAACCAGGCCATCGCCGACAAGGAGTTCATCTTCTCTGGATCCGAACAGAACCCGGATCTCACCGACAAGTCGTTCAAGAAGCTGGCCGGCAAGCTCGGCCCGGGCACGCACGTGGCCGTACAGGCCTTCATGGATCACGGCGTGGACTGGGTCGTTGCGGACTCACTGCACGCGCTTGTCGATGGCATGAACCAACTCACCGATGATTCCGCCCCGGAGGTCGACGAAGAGGCCCTGCGACGCGTTATCGAAGACCGCGACTCGCAGCTGGACAATCCGTTTAGCAAGGACGCCCAGGTCAACTACATCCACAATGCGCGAAAGTTCCTCGGCGACAAGATCGTCCGCGTCGCACCGCCGCACCGGATCTTGGATCCCGCGAAGGGTCCGCTCATCGCTGTGCGGCTCAAGGTGCTCACCCGCAAGACGCTGGGTGGGCTGGAGACGAACCTCGACGGCGCGTGCCTTTCGGCGGACGGCCGGCCGATCCAGGGACTGTACGCCTGTGGCGAGGCGTCCGGTTTCGGCGGCGGCGGGATGCACGGAAAGAACGCTCTCGAAGGCACGTTCCTCGGCGGCTGCATCCACTCCGGCAAACGAGTGGGTGAGACTTTAGCGAGATTGATTTAG
- a CDS encoding SdpI family protein: MFVIGIVLLIFAALFLIVGGMAATKKLPGNSIFGVRVTEARRSREAWDATHAVAGPVWMLGGVALVFGGITALSAHGWMWLIPVAAVLIAIATLSIGGILGARAAYLHAEASGDNSDGGCDCGDGGAGGCCSTDSDSRSVDLDALRNAARSADQR; this comes from the coding sequence ATGTTCGTTATCGGGATCGTCCTGCTCATTTTCGCCGCGCTCTTCCTCATCGTTGGTGGCATGGCTGCCACGAAGAAGCTGCCCGGCAACAGCATCTTCGGCGTGCGCGTGACCGAAGCGCGCCGATCCCGTGAGGCGTGGGACGCCACCCACGCGGTCGCCGGCCCAGTCTGGATGCTCGGCGGGGTAGCGCTCGTCTTCGGCGGGATCACCGCCCTGTCCGCGCACGGGTGGATGTGGCTCATCCCGGTCGCCGCCGTACTCATTGCCATCGCCACGCTCTCGATCGGTGGCATCCTGGGTGCCCGCGCGGCGTACCTCCACGCCGAAGCGTCCGGCGATAACTCCGACGGCGGATGCGATTGCGGCGACGGTGGGGCAGGCGGATGCTGCTCCACGGATTCCGACTCCCGGAGCGTGGATCTCGATGCTCTCCGCAACGCTGCCCGGAGCGCCGATCAGCGATAG
- a CDS encoding AzlD domain-containing protein, whose amino-acid sequence MASGDPGQYGLPEGTSLSMVAAVLIPVGIVPLLLRQLPFSLMRFTRSNELVENLARMMPVGVMAVLVTYAVWGQGRAGLFGGLGAVLAAVAFTVVLHAWRRSSGLSIFGGTAFYMLLVNVIL is encoded by the coding sequence TTGGCTAGCGGCGACCCCGGGCAGTACGGCCTTCCCGAAGGCACCAGCTTGTCGATGGTCGCCGCCGTCCTCATCCCCGTCGGCATCGTGCCCCTGCTTTTGCGCCAGCTGCCGTTCTCGCTCATGCGGTTTACGCGCAGCAACGAGCTGGTGGAGAACCTCGCCCGCATGATGCCGGTCGGCGTCATGGCCGTACTGGTCACCTACGCGGTCTGGGGGCAGGGTCGGGCCGGGCTGTTCGGCGGTCTCGGGGCGGTTCTAGCCGCGGTTGCGTTCACCGTGGTACTGCACGCATGGCGGCGCAGTTCCGGCCTATCTATCTTCGGCGGGACGGCCTTCTACATGCTGCTGGTGAACGTGATCCTCTAA
- a CDS encoding esterase-like activity of phytase family protein yields MFAPARFRAVRSLAAATIAATLLGPVSATAGAVPSSLSSLPALSSDLLGQQLQTSEQDHRAEYLGRFDFGAQNTDPSIGGLSGIDQSGDGYIAISDDKNEHGPIRAYRFQADDEREFEATETVPLTQSDGEDYTEYIDAEEIRKLPNGNLLWTTEGKAKDGDAVPPQLIESTADGHEVRRIDVPSYHQPDGHEHTGVYDNNGPEAMTLLPGGQYALTVNENALAQDGSKNSDTEPSLNRVTIYDLEKGQPAAEYVLPVEAQRGVTSALTDEDGNLYILQRGYLKDIGENRAEIYKVDLSGADDVLGKESLDGTEATAQKDLVFDFATVEPHPDNVEGMAWGPHNEDGSRTLFVVSDDNFNDSQSTLFHTLKLN; encoded by the coding sequence ATGTTCGCGCCTGCCCGCTTTCGTGCCGTCCGTTCTCTAGCCGCCGCAACGATCGCGGCAACGCTCCTCGGCCCCGTTTCGGCCACCGCCGGGGCTGTGCCTTCATCGCTGTCATCGCTGCCGGCCTTGTCTTCGGATCTTCTCGGCCAGCAGCTTCAGACGAGCGAGCAGGATCATCGCGCCGAGTATCTCGGCCGGTTCGACTTCGGCGCGCAGAACACCGACCCCTCCATCGGCGGTCTCAGCGGCATCGACCAGTCCGGTGACGGGTACATCGCCATCTCCGACGATAAAAACGAGCACGGACCGATCCGCGCCTACCGTTTCCAGGCAGATGACGAACGCGAATTCGAGGCGACGGAAACCGTCCCCCTCACCCAGTCCGATGGTGAGGATTACACGGAATACATCGATGCCGAAGAGATTCGCAAATTGCCTAACGGGAACCTTCTGTGGACCACCGAGGGCAAGGCGAAGGACGGGGATGCCGTTCCTCCGCAGCTGATTGAATCCACCGCCGACGGCCACGAGGTGCGGCGTATCGATGTTCCCAGCTACCACCAGCCGGACGGCCACGAGCACACCGGTGTGTACGACAACAACGGGCCGGAGGCGATGACTCTCCTCCCCGGTGGGCAGTATGCGCTCACCGTCAACGAAAACGCCCTGGCGCAGGACGGTTCGAAAAACAGCGACACTGAGCCGTCGTTGAATCGGGTGACCATCTACGACCTCGAAAAAGGTCAGCCCGCGGCCGAGTACGTGCTTCCCGTAGAAGCGCAACGCGGGGTGACATCGGCGCTTACCGACGAGGACGGCAATCTGTACATCCTCCAGCGCGGCTACCTCAAAGACATCGGTGAGAACCGGGCTGAGATCTACAAGGTCGATCTGTCGGGGGCGGACGACGTCTTGGGCAAGGAGTCGCTCGACGGCACCGAGGCGACCGCGCAGAAGGACTTGGTCTTCGACTTCGCTACCGTCGAGCCGCACCCAGACAACGTCGAAGGCATGGCGTGGGGCCCGCATAACGAAGATGGGAGCCGCACCCTCTTCGTCGTAAGCGACGACAACTTCAACGACAGTCAGTCGACGCTCTTCCACACCCTGAAACTGAATTAA
- a CDS encoding NUDIX hydrolase, which translates to MTNHEKSGDKAHPSAGNGNDTGDKRTDPHQGSWRRRRKRGSGNGAGRAGKRGDARRGESRRSESRRGDSRRSSGRNTGHGSARPNRSNPRNSRTPKDARNTRPTRPRHSSNDHHMPTRDETSAGGLVVSGLAEAVAAVPNPGPDDVDMSQIYVALIGRLDRRGRLLWSMPKGHVEDGEDKSATAEREVWEETGVHGQVFAELGTIDYWFVSDGVRIHKTVHHHLLRFVDGVLNDEDPEVTEVSWIPVSTLIEHLAYADERKLARTAHDILPELAVKEAAAGRTTPR; encoded by the coding sequence ATGACTAACCACGAAAAGTCCGGCGATAAGGCGCACCCGAGCGCCGGCAACGGCAACGACACCGGAGACAAGCGCACCGATCCCCACCAGGGGTCTTGGCGTCGGCGCCGCAAGCGTGGTTCAGGCAACGGGGCCGGCCGGGCCGGCAAGCGTGGCGATGCCCGCCGGGGCGAGAGCAGGCGCAGCGAGAGCAGGCGTGGCGATAGCCGGCGCAGCAGCGGCCGGAACACGGGCCATGGATCAGCCCGCCCCAACCGCAGCAATCCCCGGAACTCCCGCACGCCGAAGGACGCCCGGAATACTCGTCCGACCCGCCCGCGCCACAGCAGCAATGATCACCACATGCCGACGCGGGACGAGACATCGGCAGGCGGCCTCGTGGTCTCCGGGCTCGCGGAGGCCGTCGCGGCGGTGCCCAACCCGGGCCCAGACGATGTGGACATGTCGCAGATCTACGTCGCCCTCATCGGGCGCCTCGATCGACGCGGCCGCCTGCTGTGGTCGATGCCCAAGGGACACGTAGAAGACGGCGAGGACAAGTCCGCCACCGCCGAGCGCGAGGTGTGGGAGGAGACCGGCGTGCACGGCCAGGTCTTCGCCGAACTGGGCACCATTGACTACTGGTTCGTGTCCGACGGCGTCCGCATCCACAAGACCGTCCACCACCACTTACTGCGCTTTGTCGATGGCGTGCTCAACGACGAAGACCCCGAGGTCACCGAGGTGTCCTGGATCCCGGTGTCTACGCTCATCGAGCACCTGGCCTACGCCGACGAGCGCAAGCTCGCGCGCACCGCGCACGACATCCTCCCTGAGCTGGCGGTAAAGGAGGCCGCCGCGGGAAGGACCACGCCGCGGTGA
- a CDS encoding MFS transporter: protein MAERQRVVAATTIGTAIEWYDYFLYAAVAGLVFNHSMFGPLEGSLATVISFLTVGLSFLFRPLGAILAGYFGDKYGRRIVLMVTLFSMGGATTLIGLLPTYETMGIVAPILLIFLRIIQGISAGGEWGSAVLMAVEHAPRNKRGLFGAAPQVGVPTGLLLSSGVLSIMNTLAPGDAFYNWGWRVPFLLSAVLVAIGYWVRMGVEESPVFSELADRSESESTNPVAVLFRRFAPLVLVAALIFAANGTVGYMTAGGYIQNYATDPTGLALRKGDVLNAVAASAATWMVFTVFSGWLSDRLGRRGTYLLGFVTQGIGAATLFPLVNTGRIGALYGALIFLTLGLGLTYGQQSAMYAELFPASIRTSGVSITYAIGSLLGGAFAPMIAAFLVNKTGTTLAVTVYLVVACLIGFACTLLLRETKGTPLSADEELAVKRSYFIFG from the coding sequence ATGGCCGAGCGGCAACGGGTCGTAGCCGCTACAACTATTGGAACCGCCATCGAATGGTATGACTACTTTCTGTATGCCGCCGTCGCAGGCCTCGTCTTCAACCATTCAATGTTCGGCCCCCTTGAAGGCAGCCTCGCTACCGTCATCTCGTTTCTGACGGTTGGCCTGTCCTTTCTCTTCCGTCCGTTGGGTGCCATTCTCGCCGGGTATTTCGGCGATAAATACGGTCGGCGAATTGTCCTCATGGTCACCCTCTTTTCAATGGGCGGCGCGACCACGCTCATCGGCCTGCTTCCGACGTACGAAACCATGGGAATCGTGGCTCCGATTCTCTTGATTTTCCTCCGTATCATTCAAGGCATTTCAGCGGGTGGAGAGTGGGGTTCCGCAGTCCTTATGGCGGTGGAGCATGCTCCGCGGAATAAGCGAGGTCTCTTTGGTGCCGCTCCCCAAGTCGGCGTTCCTACTGGCCTTTTACTTTCCTCTGGCGTGCTCTCGATCATGAACACCCTGGCCCCAGGTGACGCATTCTACAACTGGGGGTGGCGTGTGCCATTCCTGCTCTCTGCCGTTCTCGTCGCCATTGGCTACTGGGTTCGGATGGGAGTCGAGGAGTCGCCGGTGTTTTCCGAGCTGGCCGATCGCTCGGAGTCAGAATCGACGAACCCTGTCGCGGTTCTTTTCCGTAGATTTGCACCCCTCGTCCTTGTTGCAGCCCTGATATTCGCGGCAAACGGCACCGTCGGTTACATGACTGCGGGCGGTTACATCCAAAATTACGCCACCGATCCAACCGGATTAGCGCTCAGAAAGGGTGACGTTCTGAACGCTGTCGCGGCATCTGCCGCCACCTGGATGGTCTTCACGGTTTTTTCCGGGTGGCTATCCGACCGCCTTGGTCGACGGGGAACCTACCTCCTTGGATTCGTAACCCAGGGCATCGGTGCAGCGACCCTTTTCCCATTGGTTAACACCGGACGGATTGGGGCCCTGTATGGTGCGCTAATCTTCCTGACACTAGGCCTCGGCCTTACTTACGGCCAGCAATCTGCGATGTACGCTGAACTATTCCCCGCCTCTATCCGGACGTCAGGCGTATCAATCACCTACGCGATCGGATCGCTTTTGGGCGGAGCTTTTGCTCCTATGATTGCGGCGTTCCTAGTCAATAAGACCGGCACGACTCTGGCCGTAACCGTATATCTCGTCGTTGCTTGCCTCATAGGTTTCGCGTGTACACTACTCCTCCGCGAAACCAAGGGGACACCGCTCTCAGCTGACGAAGAACTTGCAGTGAAGCGAAGTTATTTTATCTTCGGATAA